The Sulfitobacter guttiformis genome contains a region encoding:
- the recA gene encoding recombinase RecA, giving the protein MATADLLNMDKKTADKQKALDSALAQIERQFGKGSIMKLGAEGAVQDITASSTGSLGLDIALGIGGLPMGRIIEIYGPESSGKTTLTLHCVAEQQKAGGVCAFVDAEHALDPQYAKKLGVDIDELLISQPDTGEQALEIVDTLVRSGAVNMVIVDSVAALTPKSELEGEMGDSSVGVQARLMSKAMRKLTSSISKSNCMVIFINQIRMKIGVMFGSPETTTGGNALKFYSSVRLDIRRIGSIKDRDEVVGNQTKVKVVKNKVAPPFKQVEFEIMYGEGISKMGELLDMGVQAGIVDKSGSWYSYGDERIGQGRINAKTYLRENPAMANDIEDKIRASHGLDFNGSDSDDEPNILDD; this is encoded by the coding sequence ATGGCAACGGCAGATCTTTTGAACATGGACAAGAAAACGGCAGACAAGCAAAAGGCGCTCGACAGCGCGCTGGCGCAGATCGAACGGCAGTTCGGCAAAGGCTCGATTATGAAGCTGGGCGCGGAGGGTGCGGTTCAGGATATTACCGCCTCGTCGACCGGCTCGCTCGGACTTGATATTGCTTTGGGCATTGGCGGATTGCCCATGGGACGGATCATCGAGATCTACGGCCCGGAATCATCGGGTAAAACCACACTTACGCTGCATTGTGTGGCCGAACAGCAGAAGGCAGGCGGTGTTTGTGCCTTTGTCGATGCCGAGCATGCGCTTGATCCACAATATGCCAAAAAGCTGGGCGTTGATATCGATGAGCTGCTGATTTCCCAGCCCGATACCGGCGAACAGGCACTCGAGATTGTTGATACACTGGTGCGTTCCGGCGCTGTGAACATGGTCATCGTGGATTCGGTCGCGGCATTAACGCCCAAATCCGAACTCGAGGGCGAGATGGGCGACAGCTCGGTTGGTGTTCAGGCGCGCCTGATGAGCAAGGCAATGCGCAAGCTCACCAGCTCGATCTCGAAATCGAACTGCATGGTGATTTTCATCAACCAGATCCGTATGAAGATCGGCGTTATGTTTGGCTCGCCCGAGACGACGACAGGCGGGAATGCGCTAAAGTTTTATTCCTCTGTGCGCCTCGATATCCGCCGCATCGGTTCAATCAAGGATCGTGACGAAGTGGTCGGCAACCAGACGAAGGTCAAGGTCGTCAAAAACAAGGTGGCTCCTCCATTCAAGCAGGTCGAATTCGAGATCATGTACGGCGAAGGTATCTCGAAAATGGGTGAGCTTCTTGATATGGGGGTGCAGGCTGGGATCGTCGATAAATCTGGCAGCTGGTACTCCTACGGGGATGAGCGGATCGGTCAGGGCCGGATTAACGCAAAGACCTATCTGCGTGAAAATCCTGCAATGGCGAACGACATCGAAGATAAAATCCGCGCCTCCCATGGTCTGGATTTCAACGGCTCAGATAGTGACGATGAGCCCAACATTCTAGATGACTAA
- a CDS encoding ATP-binding response regulator produces the protein MQSSTRMTFADRVVMIAPQRLIVLLGLSIILCLAALIVLDGSPRRAATAAGMSLGCIAAVLIVLRIGHRIARGQSRKSLSLFITNDSAPSFITGADGQIASSNAAATRTFGERKDATLASVLAERISNPGPVLFRLQSRAASGGAAREEIITNSGQILLSVHAIGPDGFAWRVEPQNVQAAGSLPSDSRILPMLMVGRSGAILSMNHAARQFIGSRVKSLDAVFSAQVVTPGTVMQISTTSGNQPALVAQTDAGAGRRALYLLPPPVVGEQVQNHDWQVFQDMPIPMIKIAPDGTVQSYNKRASKLIGVMLDEGAHLSALMEGLGRSINDWLDDTLAGRLVQKSEFLRLTRGDCEAFVQVTLNRIEEDGTPALIAVLHDATELKSLEAQFVQSQKMQAIGQLAGGVAHDFNNLLTAISGHCDLLLLRHDQGDRDYSDLIQINQNANRAAALVGQLLAFSRKQTLRPETLDMRDTLADLTHLLNRLVGEKITLTLSHDPVLHPIRADKRQLEQVLMNLVVNARDAMPSGGEIRIITECSKLETPLQRDQVTVPVGQYVTIKVSDDGSGIAQDKLQKVFEPFFTTKRTGEGTGLGLSTAYGIIKQSGGYIFVDSTEGVGTCFTLYFPVLAQNAHVSVTKAVEKPAAVGNAPKGGVILLVEDEAPVRAFASRALRLRGYTVLEAENAEAALATLEDVDLKIDVFVTDVVMPGMDGPSWVRQALIARPDVRVVFVSGYAEDSLGEAQKKIPNSVFLPKPFSLSDLTETVNNQLH, from the coding sequence ATGCAGTCGAGCACTCGGATGACATTCGCGGATCGGGTGGTTATGATTGCGCCTCAGCGCCTGATCGTGCTGCTGGGGTTGTCAATTATATTGTGTCTCGCTGCTTTGATCGTGCTCGACGGATCGCCCCGCCGCGCGGCAACGGCTGCTGGCATGAGCTTGGGATGCATTGCTGCGGTGCTTATCGTGTTGCGGATAGGGCACAGGATCGCGCGGGGACAAAGCCGCAAATCGCTGTCGCTTTTTATTACAAATGACAGCGCGCCCAGCTTTATCACAGGTGCAGATGGTCAGATTGCGTCATCAAATGCTGCCGCCACACGAACCTTTGGCGAAAGAAAAGACGCCACGCTAGCATCGGTTCTGGCGGAGCGGATAAGTAATCCCGGTCCCGTTCTGTTTCGCTTGCAGTCACGTGCAGCATCAGGCGGCGCGGCGCGCGAGGAGATTATAACCAACAGTGGGCAGATCCTGCTTTCGGTCCATGCGATCGGACCGGACGGATTTGCATGGCGGGTGGAGCCGCAGAATGTTCAGGCGGCGGGCAGTTTACCCAGCGATAGCCGGATTTTACCAATGTTGATGGTAGGCCGGAGTGGCGCGATTTTATCGATGAATCATGCTGCCCGCCAGTTTATCGGCTCGCGGGTCAAATCGCTCGACGCGGTTTTTTCAGCCCAAGTTGTTACTCCGGGCACTGTGATGCAGATTTCTACAACCTCGGGCAATCAGCCGGCACTGGTGGCACAAACGGATGCAGGGGCAGGGCGCCGTGCCTTGTATCTCTTGCCACCACCTGTTGTCGGTGAGCAGGTGCAAAATCACGATTGGCAGGTTTTTCAGGATATGCCGATCCCGATGATCAAAATCGCACCTGATGGTACCGTACAATCCTATAACAAACGTGCATCGAAACTGATCGGTGTGATGCTGGATGAGGGCGCACACCTTTCGGCGTTGATGGAAGGGTTGGGACGTTCGATAAACGACTGGCTTGACGATACCCTTGCAGGGCGACTGGTTCAAAAGTCGGAATTCTTGCGGCTGACGCGTGGTGACTGCGAGGCATTTGTCCAAGTGACGCTCAACCGGATCGAAGAAGACGGGACGCCGGCGTTGATTGCAGTTTTGCATGACGCAACAGAACTCAAATCACTTGAGGCGCAGTTTGTACAAAGTCAGAAGATGCAGGCGATCGGCCAACTGGCGGGCGGGGTCGCGCATGATTTTAATAATCTTCTAACTGCGATTTCCGGCCATTGCGACCTGCTGCTTTTACGGCATGACCAAGGGGACAGAGATTATAGCGATCTGATACAAATCAACCAAAACGCCAATCGTGCGGCGGCTTTGGTCGGGCAGTTGCTTGCTTTCTCGCGAAAGCAGACATTGCGCCCAGAGACACTTGATATGCGTGATACGCTTGCTGATCTGACCCATTTGCTAAACCGGCTCGTGGGCGAGAAAATCACTCTTACGCTCAGCCATGATCCGGTTCTTCATCCCATTCGCGCAGACAAACGCCAGCTTGAGCAGGTTTTAATGAACCTTGTCGTGAATGCCCGCGACGCAATGCCGTCTGGCGGAGAAATCCGAATTATCACGGAATGTAGTAAACTTGAGACACCTTTACAACGTGATCAGGTCACTGTTCCGGTGGGTCAATATGTGACGATAAAAGTCAGTGATGATGGCTCAGGTATAGCACAGGATAAACTCCAAAAAGTCTTCGAGCCATTCTTCACAACCAAACGCACGGGCGAGGGGACAGGCCTCGGACTTTCAACTGCTTACGGAATTATCAAGCAATCGGGCGGTTATATTTTCGTAGACAGCACAGAGGGGGTTGGTACTTGTTTCACATTATATTTCCCTGTTTTGGCCCAAAACGCACATGTATCTGTGACAAAAGCAGTCGAAAAGCCCGCCGCTGTCGGTAATGCGCCAAAGGGCGGCGTTATTTTGTTGGTTGAGGATGAGGCGCCGGTACGAGCGTTTGCGAGCCGTGCGCTACGACTGCGCGGATATACGGTGCTTGAGGCAGAAAATGCCGAGGCAGCTCTCGCAACACTTGAGGATGTAGATCTTAAAATCGATGTCTTCGTGACCGATGTCGTAATGCCTGGCATGGATGGGCCCAGTTGGGTCCGTCAGGCATTGATCGCGCGCCCCGATGTGCGTGTGGTTTTTGTGTCTGGCTATGCTGAAGACAGCTTGGGGGAGGCCCAAAAGAAGATACCGAATTCAGTTTTCTTGCCCAAACCCTTCTCGCTGAGTGATCTCACCGAAACCGTAAACAATCAGCTTCACTAG
- a CDS encoding RsmB/NOP family class I SAM-dependent RNA methyltransferase produces MTPAARVAAAIEILDMIGDGTPAEQVLTRWGRGNRFAGSKDRAAIRDYVFDVQRIRRSAAWLGRAATGRGLMIGLLRRNGVDPATLFTGEGHGPAPLMDYEEALPEGEMPHEDAWNLPDWLVERFEAGLGAQAAETALALQGRAPVTLRVNTSKSDTSGAIRMLSEAEVEVVGNPLSPTALTVVSGSRRIRNSAAYLDGFVELQDASSQAVVDALPPAARVLDYCAGGGGKALAVVARGAQAVFAHDIDPSRMRDLPLRAARAEAEITQLEGSDLPTFGPYDLVLVDAPCSGSGSWRRAPEAKWRLTPAQLENTMAVQDSILDDAAKLVEQGGTLAYATCSILPEENRARVDAFIARTPGWQCVYDQTFAVSALGDGFYTAHLKQT; encoded by the coding sequence GTGACCCCCGCTGCACGGGTGGCTGCCGCCATCGAGATCCTAGACATGATCGGTGACGGCACACCAGCCGAGCAAGTTCTCACGCGCTGGGGAAGGGGGAACCGTTTCGCAGGGTCCAAAGACCGCGCAGCCATTCGCGACTATGTGTTTGATGTGCAGCGCATCCGGCGCTCTGCCGCATGGCTGGGCCGGGCAGCCACCGGTCGTGGCCTGATGATCGGTTTGTTGCGCCGTAACGGGGTCGATCCTGCGACGCTTTTTACTGGAGAAGGGCACGGACCCGCGCCTTTGATGGATTATGAAGAGGCGCTTCCCGAGGGGGAGATGCCGCATGAAGATGCATGGAACCTGCCCGACTGGCTGGTGGAGCGGTTTGAGGCAGGGCTTGGCGCGCAAGCGGCGGAAACGGCACTGGCGCTCCAGGGGCGTGCGCCTGTGACATTGCGTGTTAATACATCAAAATCAGACACTTCTGGCGCTATACGCATGTTGAGCGAAGCCGAGGTCGAAGTGGTGGGCAACCCGCTCAGCCCGACTGCACTTACTGTTGTGTCGGGCAGCAGGCGTATCCGAAATTCGGCCGCATACCTTGACGGTTTTGTCGAGTTACAAGACGCCAGCAGCCAAGCGGTGGTTGACGCGCTGCCACCTGCGGCGCGTGTGCTGGATTATTGCGCGGGCGGCGGAGGCAAGGCGCTGGCGGTGGTCGCACGCGGCGCGCAGGCGGTGTTTGCCCATGATATAGACCCTTCGCGCATGCGCGATCTGCCCTTGCGTGCCGCCCGTGCAGAGGCGGAGATCACCCAACTGGAAGGTAGTGATTTGCCAACATTCGGGCCATACGATCTGGTTCTGGTCGATGCACCATGCTCCGGCAGCGGATCATGGCGTCGTGCACCAGAGGCGAAATGGCGCCTTACCCCCGCGCAGCTGGAAAACACCATGGCAGTTCAGGACAGCATTCTTGATGATGCGGCAAAGCTGGTGGAGCAGGGCGGCACACTCGCTTATGCGACGTGCTCAATTTTGCCTGAGGAGAACCGCGCGCGGGTCGATGCCTTCATTGCGCGTACTCCGGGCTGGCAATGTGTGTACGATCAAACATTTGCCGTGAGCGCACTTGGAGACGGCTTTTACACGGCACATCTCAAACAGACTTGA
- a CDS encoding transposase, whose product MPKLGDLIRKHEAKLAGLWPILRQTEKWQGKDRIQTGRASIRRAVYLPALVATPIAQRMRAKAQR is encoded by the coding sequence ATGCCCAAGCTTGGCGATCTGATCAGAAAACATGAAGCGAAGCTGGCGGGTCTTTGGCCTATATTGAGGCAAACGGAAAAGTGGCAAGGCAAAGATCGCATTCAGACGGGTCGCGCCAGCATCAGGCGTGCGGTTTATTTGCCAGCTCTTGTTGCAACCCCCATCGCTCAGAGAATGAGGGCAAAAGCCCAGCGGTAA